The Impatiens glandulifera chromosome 8, dImpGla2.1, whole genome shotgun sequence genome includes a window with the following:
- the LOC124911738 gene encoding protein N-lysine methyltransferase METTL21D isoform X2 gives MEHERLNSPDTSAILLEVLGHQLHFSQDPNSKHLGTTVWDASMVLVKFLEKNSRKGRFSASKLKGKRVIELGAGCGVAGFGMAMLGCDVVSTDQAEVLPLLMRNAERNSSRVTQVNPDNFGSIEVAELDWGNMDHVRAVCPPFDFVIGTDVVYSENLLEPLLHTILSLSGPKTTILLGYEIRSTNVHEQMLELWKRNFEVKIVPRSKMDSKYQHPSIQLFAMSLKPSETGKTDSQNNGAGTDQIISREVEDCNSDDTGVDELKDFDVAEEVDNENTGVDELKDFDVAEEVDNENVPIPSNLNDIEKLTEWETRRYGAMAARLLRDVKIT, from the exons ATGGAGCATGAAAG GTTGAATTCTCCTGACACTTCAGCTATTCTATTGGAAGTTTTGGGGCATCAATTACATTTTTCTCAA GACCCAAATTCCAAGCATTTAGGGACAACAGTTTGGGATGCATCTATGGTGTTAGTCAAATTTCTG GAAAAGAATAGTCGAAAGGGTAGATTTTCTGCATCTAAACTGAAAGGAAAACGTGTTATTGAACTTGGAGCAGGATGTGGGGTTGCTGGATTTG GTATGGCTATGCTCGGATGTGACGTAGTTTCAACTGACCAGGCTGAAGTTTTGCCTTTGCTAATGCGAAATGCTGAACGTAATAGTTCAAGAGTCACACAAGTGAATCCTG ATAACTTTGGTTCCATTGAGGTTGCTGAGTTGGATTGGGGCAATATGGATCACGTAAGGGCTGTTTGTCCACCGTTTGATTTTGTCATTGGCACTGACGTT GTTTATTCCGAGAATCTATTGGAACCACTTTTACACACCATTCTTTCATTATCAGGTCCAAAGACTACTATTCTG CTGGGATACGAGATTCGCTCCACAAATGTTCATGAACAAATGCTTGAATTGTGGAAGAGAAACTTTGAGGTTAAAATTGTTCCGAGATCAAAG ATGGACAGTAAATATCAGCATCCAAGTATCCAGCTTTTCGCCATGAGTTTAAAGCCTTCAGAAACAGGAAAGACAGATAGTCAAAATAATGGTGCTGGAACAGATCAAATAATCTCAAGGGAAGTGGAAGATTGCAATAGCGATGACACTGGTGTTGATGAGTTAAAAGATTTTGATGTAGCTGAAGAAGTTGATAATGAAAACACTGGTGTTGATGAGTTAAAGGATTTTGATGTAGCAGAAGAAGTTGATAATGAAAATGTGCCAATTCCAAGCAATTTGAACGATATTGAGAAGCTGACCGAGTGGGAGACACGACGATATGGTGCTATGGCTGCAAGGCTACTTCGTGAtgtcaaaataacttga
- the LOC124911738 gene encoding protein N-lysine methyltransferase METTL21D isoform X1, with protein MEHERLNSPDTSAILLEVLGHQLHFSQDPNSKHLGTTVWDASMVLVKFLQEKNSRKGRFSASKLKGKRVIELGAGCGVAGFGMAMLGCDVVSTDQAEVLPLLMRNAERNSSRVTQVNPDNFGSIEVAELDWGNMDHVRAVCPPFDFVIGTDVVYSENLLEPLLHTILSLSGPKTTILLGYEIRSTNVHEQMLELWKRNFEVKIVPRSKMDSKYQHPSIQLFAMSLKPSETGKTDSQNNGAGTDQIISREVEDCNSDDTGVDELKDFDVAEEVDNENTGVDELKDFDVAEEVDNENVPIPSNLNDIEKLTEWETRRYGAMAARLLRDVKIT; from the exons ATGGAGCATGAAAG GTTGAATTCTCCTGACACTTCAGCTATTCTATTGGAAGTTTTGGGGCATCAATTACATTTTTCTCAA GACCCAAATTCCAAGCATTTAGGGACAACAGTTTGGGATGCATCTATGGTGTTAGTCAAATTTCTG CAGGAAAAGAATAGTCGAAAGGGTAGATTTTCTGCATCTAAACTGAAAGGAAAACGTGTTATTGAACTTGGAGCAGGATGTGGGGTTGCTGGATTTG GTATGGCTATGCTCGGATGTGACGTAGTTTCAACTGACCAGGCTGAAGTTTTGCCTTTGCTAATGCGAAATGCTGAACGTAATAGTTCAAGAGTCACACAAGTGAATCCTG ATAACTTTGGTTCCATTGAGGTTGCTGAGTTGGATTGGGGCAATATGGATCACGTAAGGGCTGTTTGTCCACCGTTTGATTTTGTCATTGGCACTGACGTT GTTTATTCCGAGAATCTATTGGAACCACTTTTACACACCATTCTTTCATTATCAGGTCCAAAGACTACTATTCTG CTGGGATACGAGATTCGCTCCACAAATGTTCATGAACAAATGCTTGAATTGTGGAAGAGAAACTTTGAGGTTAAAATTGTTCCGAGATCAAAG ATGGACAGTAAATATCAGCATCCAAGTATCCAGCTTTTCGCCATGAGTTTAAAGCCTTCAGAAACAGGAAAGACAGATAGTCAAAATAATGGTGCTGGAACAGATCAAATAATCTCAAGGGAAGTGGAAGATTGCAATAGCGATGACACTGGTGTTGATGAGTTAAAAGATTTTGATGTAGCTGAAGAAGTTGATAATGAAAACACTGGTGTTGATGAGTTAAAGGATTTTGATGTAGCAGAAGAAGTTGATAATGAAAATGTGCCAATTCCAAGCAATTTGAACGATATTGAGAAGCTGACCGAGTGGGAGACACGACGATATGGTGCTATGGCTGCAAGGCTACTTCGTGAtgtcaaaataacttga
- the LOC124911738 gene encoding protein N-lysine methyltransferase METTL21D isoform X3: MEHERLNSPDTSAILLEVLGHQLHFSQDPNSKHLGTTVWDASMVLVKFLQEKNSRKGRFSASKLKGKRVIELGAGCGVAGFGMAMLGCDVVSTDQAEVLPLLMRNAERNSSRVTQVNPDNFGSIEVAELDWGNMDHVRAVCPPFDFVIGTDVVYSENLLEPLLHTILSLSGPKTTILLGYEIRSTNVHEQMLELWKRNFEVKIVPRSKMDSKYQHPSIQLFAMSLKPSETGKTDSQNNGAGTDQIISREVEDCNSDDTGVDELKDFDVAEEVDNENVPIPSNLNDIEKLTEWETRRYGAMAARLLRDVKIT, from the exons ATGGAGCATGAAAG GTTGAATTCTCCTGACACTTCAGCTATTCTATTGGAAGTTTTGGGGCATCAATTACATTTTTCTCAA GACCCAAATTCCAAGCATTTAGGGACAACAGTTTGGGATGCATCTATGGTGTTAGTCAAATTTCTG CAGGAAAAGAATAGTCGAAAGGGTAGATTTTCTGCATCTAAACTGAAAGGAAAACGTGTTATTGAACTTGGAGCAGGATGTGGGGTTGCTGGATTTG GTATGGCTATGCTCGGATGTGACGTAGTTTCAACTGACCAGGCTGAAGTTTTGCCTTTGCTAATGCGAAATGCTGAACGTAATAGTTCAAGAGTCACACAAGTGAATCCTG ATAACTTTGGTTCCATTGAGGTTGCTGAGTTGGATTGGGGCAATATGGATCACGTAAGGGCTGTTTGTCCACCGTTTGATTTTGTCATTGGCACTGACGTT GTTTATTCCGAGAATCTATTGGAACCACTTTTACACACCATTCTTTCATTATCAGGTCCAAAGACTACTATTCTG CTGGGATACGAGATTCGCTCCACAAATGTTCATGAACAAATGCTTGAATTGTGGAAGAGAAACTTTGAGGTTAAAATTGTTCCGAGATCAAAG ATGGACAGTAAATATCAGCATCCAAGTATCCAGCTTTTCGCCATGAGTTTAAAGCCTTCAGAAACAGGAAAGACAGATAGTCAAAATAATGGTGCTGGAACAGATCAAATAATCTCAAGGGAAGTGGAAGATTGCAATAGCGATGACACTG GTGTTGATGAGTTAAAGGATTTTGATGTAGCAGAAGAAGTTGATAATGAAAATGTGCCAATTCCAAGCAATTTGAACGATATTGAGAAGCTGACCGAGTGGGAGACACGACGATATGGTGCTATGGCTGCAAGGCTACTTCGTGAtgtcaaaataacttga
- the LOC124911196 gene encoding uncharacterized protein LOC124911196 — protein MAIEKNSVKVLREECELSSRSRESMSSEDDDDEPMRRRNSTVESDDDDDDDDLVDDYDSGAGSDDFDLLELGEAGEEFCQVGDQTCRFPAELYDLSGLEDILSVDVWNETLTEEDRFNLTKYLPDMDNETYMQTMKELFSGLNFHFGSPVDKLFKMLKGGLCEPRVALYRQGFSFFQRRIHYHHLRNYHNQMVSNLHQIRETWVNCKGYSIQEKLHLLTITKNQKSLFLENKGKLEFDSNEGYGSQEALWRSSSKKVKNFKGTPPIAIGKRNSSKKDLSASSSSHSAFARQNSKAVVGYGSGLALDDDEYTNGSLMGFPVHLNNNMHFLGGGGKRTVNQLSDIKVLTAKPYEFGKKVKYTEDDHHFLPKDQMKYGKRTGLNELSDVVAAAPIWLHKKNEDISSGSIPRRKKFTYEQQPSSVRRRDSTGVRRGNRMLERNEETESDSSEQIYEDDNPLMSKVAYPSSLKSGAKKTKLVTRDKNENAAAAQVHVGPSPSRKMTNLDKQRRKMHEENYSGLVEDKYIMSSRRVNNYNDEPEKEVELYKEKQHRQFDAFPTDRRRTDYSSPRSSHNHEYDTDDDETNHFAENNGLAHKKSKKGQAIETFQDDHHESGNMPLSVSKKRKVREDISYGQDEETPVSSKKQGKRKINDFEMNTPEAVTPILETEPVLVIPEMEPKPQKKPFIIITPTVHTGFSISIIHLLSAVRTAMTNPISEDLVDNIDKVENSPPTNIPSLAIQEIVNRVKSNPGDPSILEAPEPLQDLVRGVLRIFSSRTAPLGAKGWKPLVMYEKSSRTWSWIGPLAYNSSDPDAIEEVTSPEAWSLPRKMLVKLVDAFANWLKSGQETFQQMGTLPAPPLAMMQANLDEKERFRDLRAQKSLTTISPSAEEIRDYFRKEEFLRYSIPDRAFSYTAIDGRKSVVAPLRRCGGKPTSKARDHFMLKRDRPPHVTILCLVRDAASRLPGSIGTRADVCTLIRDSQYTVEDVSDAQVNQVVSGALDRLHYERDPCVLFDSDRKLWVYLHRDREEEDFEDDGTSSTKKWKRPKKDSALDDTFEQEMITAGGEELEGGGLDVISDPNNDNGEQFDIAENNSHEATGLNSYGFDSTQGSGELLLCQENPANGDFDDKNIWQKTAD, from the coding sequence ATGGCGATTGAGAAGAACAGCGTTAAGGTTTTGAGAGAGGAATGTGAATTGTCTTCCAGGAGTAGAGAGAGTATGTCTagtgaagatgatgatgatgagcctATGAGGAGGAGAAACTCAACTGTTGaatctgatgatgatgatgatgatgatgatttggtTGATGATTATGATTCGGGTGCAGGATCTGATGATTTTGATTTGTTGGAATTGGGAGAAGCTGGGGAAGAGTTTTGTCAGGTTGGTGATCAGACTTGTAGATTTCCTGCTGAATTGTATGATCTTTCAGGTTTAGAAGATATTTTATCAGTTGATGTATGGAATGAAACCCTAACTGAAGAAGACAGGTTTAATCTTACAAAGTATCTTCCGGATATGGATAATGAAACGTATATGCAAACCATGAAAGAACTCTTTAGCGGATTAAATTTTCACTTTGGAAGTCCTGTTGATAAGTTATTCAAAATGCTGAAAGGTGGATTATGCGAGCCGAGAGTGGCTCTCTATCGACAGGGTTTCAGTTTCTTTCAAAGAAGAATCCATTACCACCATTTGAGGAATTATCATAATCAAATGGTTTCTAATCTTCATCAAATAAGGGAGACATGGGTTAATTGCAAGGGATATAGTATTCAAGAGAAGCTTCATTTGCTGACCATAACGAAAAATCAGAAGAGTCTGTTTCTcgaaaataaaggaaaattgGAATTCGATTCCAATGAAGGGTATGGATCGCAGGAAGCTTTGTGGAGGAGTAGTAGTAAAAAGGTGAAGAACTTCAAAGGAACTCCTCCGATTGCAATTGGGAAAAGGAACTCTTCCAAGAAAGACTTATCGGCCAGTTCTAGTTCACATTCAGCCTTTGCTCGACAGAATAGTAAGGCAGTAGTAGGGTATGGATCGGGTTTAGCACTCGATGATGATGAATACACAAACGGGAGTCTTATGGGGTTTCCGGTGCATTTGAATAATAACATGCATTTTCTAGGAGGAGGGGGGAAGAGGACTGTGAATCAATTATCAGATATTAAAGTCTTAACTGCAAAACCGTATGAATTTGGGAAAAAGGTCAAATATACAGAGGACGATCACCATTTTCTTCCTAAAGATCAGATGAAGTATGGGAAGCGAACTGGTCTGAATGAATTATCAGATGTAGTAGCTGCTGCACCAATATGGCTTCACAAGAAAAATGAAGACATTTCTTCTGGTTCGATTCCTAGAAGAAAGAAGTTCACCTATGAGCAACAGCCTTCTTCCGTTAGAAGACGAGATAGTACTGGAGTGAGGAGAGGTAATAGAATGTTGGAAAGAAATGAGGAAACTGAATCAGACTCGTCAGAGCAAATCTATGAAGATGACAATCCTTTGATGAGTAAAGTGGCTTATCCTTCATCACTGAAATCTGGTGCGAAAAAGACTAAGCTTGTTACGAGAGATAAAAACGAGAATGCTGCTGCTGCTCAGGTTCATGTCGGACCTAGTCCCTCGAGAAAGATGACCAATCTTGATAAGCAGCGGAGGAAAATGCACGAGGAGAATTACTCTGGTTTGGTtgaagataaatatattatgtcATCAAGGAGGGTAAACAATTATAATGACGAACCTGAAAAGGAAGTTGAATTGTACAAAGAAAAGCAGCATAGACAGTTCGATGCCTTTCCTACAGACAGAAGACGTACTGATTATTCATCTCCTCGATCTAGTCACAATCATGAATACGATACCGACGATGATGAAACAAATCACTTTGCTGAGAATAACGGACTAGCTCATAAAAAGAGTAAGAAAGGTCAAGCCATCGAAACATTTCAGGACGATCATCATGAGTCTGGTAATATGCCATTGTCAGTTTCAAAGAAGCGAAAAGTGCGAGAAGATATTTCCTACGGTCAAGATGAGGAGACGCCTGTTTCTTCAAAGAAACAGGGAAAGAGGAAAATCaatgattttgaaatgaatACTCCTGAGGCTGTGACACCGATTTTGGAAACAGAACCGGTTTTGGTAATACCGGAAATGGAACCCAAACCACAGAAGAAACCATTCATTATTATTACACCTACAGTCCACACTGGCTTCTCGATCTCAATCATACACCTTCTTTCTGCAGTTCGAACAGCAATGACGAATCCTATTTCGGAAGACTTAGTTGATAACATTGATAAAGTGGAGAATTCCCCTCCAACGAATATCCCCTCCCTGGCGATCCAAGAAATCGTTAACCGTGTGAAATCAAACCCTGGCGATCCCAGCATTCTCGAGGCTCCTGAGCCTCTTCAGGATTTAGTAAGAGGAGTCTTGAGAATATTTTCTTCGAGAACCGCACCTTTAGGAGCGAAAGGATGGAAGCCTCTAGTCATGTACGAAAAATCTTCTAGAACATGGTCTTGGATCGGTCCACTCGCTTACAATTCGTCAGACCCTGACGCAATCGAAGAAGTGACGTCACCCGAGGCTTGGTCACTCCCCCGCAAAATGCTCGTGAAATTAGTCGATGCGTTTGCTAATTGGCTTAAAAGCGGTCAAGAGACGTTTCAACAAATGGGAACCCTACCCGCACCGCCTTTAGCCATGATGCAGGCCAATTTAGATGAGAAAGAACGTTTTCGTGATCTAAGAGCTCAAAAGAGCCTCACCACAATAAGCCCGAGTGCCGAAGAAATACGAGATTACTTCCGTAAGGAAGAATTCCTTCGTTACTCGATTCCTGATCGCGCATTCTCATATACTGCAATCGACGGTCGGAAATCGGTCGTCGCTCCTTTAAGAAGATGCGGGGGAAAACCGACTTCGAAAGCTCGAGACCATTTCATGCTGAAACGTGACCGGCCTCCTCACGTTACGATACTTTGCCTCGTCAGAGATGCTGCCTCTAGGTTACCTGGCAGTATCGGAACTAGGGCTGACGTTTGTACTTTGATAAGGGACTCGCAGTATACAGTTGAAGATGTTTCAGACGCGCAAGTGAATCAGGTTGTCAGTGGGGCCCTAGATCGTCTGCACTACGAACGTGATCCTTGCGTTCTGTTTGATTCAGACAGGAAACTGTGGGTTTACTTGCATAGAGATCGAGAGGAGGAAGATTTTGAGGATGATGGGACTTCGTCTACGAAGAAATGGAAGAGGCCGAAGAAGGATAGTGCGCTTGATGATACATTTGAGCAGGAAATGATTACAGCAGGAGGAGAAGAACTTGAAGGTGGTGGCTTGGATGTAATTTCTGATCCTAATAATGATAATGGTGAGCAGTTCGATATTGCTGAGAATAACAGTCACGAGGCTACAGGTTTAAATTCTTATGGGTTCGATTCTACACAAGGGAGTGGTGAATTGTTACTATGTCAAGAGAATCCTGCAAACGGtgattttgatgataaaaatatatggCAGAAAACCGCAGACTGA
- the LOC124911437 gene encoding E3 UFM1-protein ligase 1 homolog: MDEELLELQKQFESAQQAKSSIRLSDRNVVELIQKLHELQIIDFDLLHTITGKEYITPEQLRFEIVDQITKLGRVSLIDLADTTCVDLYHVEKQAQQIASSDASLMLMNGELISSSYWDNVAEEVNDRLQECSQIALAELAAQLQVGSELIGSVLEPRLGTLVKGRLEGGQLYTPAYVSRVNAMVLGAARGLTVPTNLLSLWSSLQLLLQEMDGSSGVAVENSFFQTLFNVLLKDGAILGSLRAGVNWTPAVFALAQKESVESFFSQNYYIGYDFLRKLGISQPSQYLQSRYPEGIPLPTIFVHSSMTEILDTAIEDALDRASWIDSLSVLPASFSSSDASKLLSLCQSFQLSLKSNKAIILGETYIFSNALIKDLFGQLEKELATFIITAPSADLRSRKEVKADDFTIGRSESSETASETGSNKQGYDKGSKKKKGKSAGNAKTLTGEGNFDDPEPAPSKSKKNQRKGKDTSSQILDTKTVPKKESDRTKADNLNLSEELLSQKIVSLIPELEEQDDLEDVLKQLTNQLRPMLLNSWKESKKAAFTENVQKLKSLADILQRNLDENFLNFQLYEKALDLFEDDTSTAVIFHRHLLRTMGTPMVDTLLLNLDMQNKLRNGSALQDSEKPGSASLNSGDRVALAKNLPEPLSAKSFPLIEALEGKRVETFMAALRDIAEESGLSLKKLDKKLERTLLHSYRKDLISQVSVETDPVTLLAKVVSLIYIQVYNKALQAPGRAISVAVARLKDKLDDSAYKILFDYQNATVTLLSLISAASGEEEDCSSDRILTKRELLEELMPSLKGIVLSNSNNQTKPDLVT, encoded by the exons ATGGACGAAGAACTATTGGAATTACAGAAACAGTTCGAATCAGCACAACAGGCCAAGTCAAGTATTCGATTATCCGATAGAAATGTCGTCGAATTGATCCAAAAACTCCACGAACTTCAAATAATCGACTTCGATCTCCTTCATACCATCACTGGCAAAGAATACATCACTCCC GAGCAATTGAGGTTTGAAATAGTGGATCAGATTACCAAATTAGGTCGTGTTTCTTTGATTGATCTTGCTGATACAACATGTGTGGATTTATATCATGTGGAGAAACAGGCTCAACAAATTGCATCTAGTGATGCATCTCTTATGTTAATGAATGGTGAGCTTATATCGAGTTCTTATTGGGATAACGTAGCTGAAGAAGTTAATGATCGGCTTCAAGAATGCAGCCAAATAGCATTGGCTGAACTTGCTGCACAATTGCAAGTCGGTTCGGAGTTGATTGGTTCTGTGTTAGAGCCTCGTTTAGGGACTCTG gtAAAAGGTCGACTTGAAGGTGGACAATTGTATACACCAGCATATGTATCACGTGTTAATGCGATGGTCCTTGGTGCAGCAAGGGGGCTTACTGTTCCGACAAATTTGTTATCGTTATGGAGTTCTTTACAGTTGTTGCTGCAGGAAATGGATGGATCTAGTGGTGTGGCTGTTGAGAATTCGTTCTTTCAAACACTATTTAATGTATTGTTGAAAGATGGTGCGATTCTTGGATCACTTCGTGCAGGTGTTAACTGGACTCCAGCA GTCTTCGCTCTTGCTCAAAAGGAGTCTGTGGAATCTTTCTTTTCACAG AACTATTACATTGGTTATGATTTTCTGCGCAAACTTGGAATTTCTCAGCCTAGTCAGTATCTGCAG TCTCGATATCCTGAAGGTATACCTCTCCCCACAATTTTTGTTCATTCATCAATGACGGAGATATTGGATACTGCTATAGAGGATGCACTAGATCGTGCTAGTTG GATTGATTCACTTTCAGTTTTACCTGCATCATTTAGCTCCTCTGATGCATCCAAACTTCTTTCACTCTGTCAGTCTTTTCAACTGTCTCTCAAG TCTAATAAAGCAATCATCTTGGGAGAGACATATATATTTAGCAATGCCCTCATCAAG GATTTGTTTGGTCAATTGGAAAAAGAGTTGGCAACCTTTATCATCACTGCGCCTTCTGCTGATCTAAGATCGCGCAAAGAGGTCAAAGCTGATGATTTCACCATTGGCCGATCTGAATCAAGTGAAACTGCTTCTGAGACTGGTAGTAATAAACAAGGATATGATAAAGGGTCAAAAAAGAAGAAAGGTAAATCTGCTGGGAATGCTAAGACATTGACTGGTGAGGGTAATTTTGATGATCCAGAGCCTGCTCCAAGTAAATCAAAGAAAAACCAGAGAAAAGGTAAAGATACATCCTCACAGATATTGGATACAAAGACAGTTCCGAAGAAAGAATCAGATAGGACAAAGGCGGACAACCTTAACCTATCAGAAGAGTTGCTCTCTCAGAAGATTGTGTCACTGATACCTGAATTGGAGGAACAAG ATGATCTTGAAGATGTTCTTAAGCAACTAACAAACCAATTGAGACCAATGCTGCTCAACTCATGGAAAGAGAGCAAGAAAGCAGCTTTCACTGAAAATGTGCAAAAACTGAAGAGTCTAGCTGATATTTTACAGAGGAACCTTGATGAA AATTTCCTGAATTTTCAACTTTATGAGAAGGCATTAGACTTGTTTGAAGATGACACATCAACTGCA GTGATTTTTCACCGACATCTATTGAGAACCATGGGGACTCCAATGGTTGACACTCTCCTGTTGAACTTG GATATGCAGAACAAGTTGAGAAATGGAAGTGCACTTCAGGATTCTGAAAAGCCAGGATCTGCATCACTTAATTCTGGGGACAGAGTTGCTTTG GCAAAGAATCTTCCAGAACCTCTTTCAGCTAAATCTTTTCCACTAATTGAAGCTTTGGAGGGAAAG CGCGTGGAAACATTCATGGCGGCCCTAAGAGACATAGCTGAGGAAAG TGGATTATCACTAAAGAAGCTTGACAAGAAACTAGAAAGAACTCTGCTACATTCATATCGGAAG GACTTAATATCTCAAGTTTCTGTTGAAACTGATCCTGTCACCTTGCTTGCAAAGGTTGTATCCCTAATTTATATACAA GTCTATAATAAAGCACTTCAGGCACCTGGGAGGGCCATATCTGTAGCAGTTGCTCGACTGAAG GACAAACTAGATGATTCAGCTTACAAGATCTTATTTGATTACCAAAATGCAACAGTGACTCTTCTATCGCTTATTTCTGCTGCATCTGGAGAA GAAGAAGATTGTTCATCTGATAGAATATTGACAAAACGGGAACTTCTCGAAGAACTGATGCCATCACTTAAAGGCATAGTTTTAAGTAATAGCAATAACCAGACCAAGCCAGACCTTGTTACATGA